The following proteins are encoded in a genomic region of Candidatus Bathyarchaeota archaeon:
- a CDS encoding DUF433 domain-containing protein, whose product MSEDYLIVSDPDVCGGKPVVRGTRVPVQYILELWEMGYNAERIHEQYPTVPKELVERIIKLLEERWIKIS is encoded by the coding sequence TTGTCTCTGATCCAGATGTTTGTGGGGGTAAGCCTGTGGTTAGGGGTACGAGGGTTCCCGTTCAGTACATCCTTGAGCTCTGGGAGATGGGCTATAATGCTGAGAGGATCCATGAGCAGTATCCCACGGTCCCTAAGGAGCTTGTGGAGAGGATTATAAAGCTCCTCGAGGAGCGGTGGATCAAGATATCATAA